The nucleotide window GGTGCCGTGGGGACAGGGTGTGGGAGCTGTAGCCTCCTGGAACCGGGGGGCACTCCAGCTGCCACCAGCTCATCGGTGGTGGCATTCTGCTGCCCCGAGGCCTGCCCTGCAGGGAGTCTCTGCTTGTTCGGGGAATAGGCCCGCCTCTGAGGTCCTGACTCGCCTGCGCCCCTCGCTGCGGGTATGCCTGTCCAGCCCGAGGGCGTGGTCCCAGCCCTGCTTCCCCACAGGCCCTGAAGTACTCCTTCCAGACCCACGACCGCCTCTGCTTCGTCATGGAGTACGCCAACGGGGGCGAGGTGAGCCCTCCCTGAGCGCGGCGGCCCCTCCCCGCACGGGACAGCCTGTGCTCCTGCCTGCGCCCCAGCGAGGCCGTGGGGGTGGGACGGGCCCCCGCCGCGTGCTCCTCAGGCCCCCTGTCCTGCAGCTCTTCTTCCACCTGTCCCGGGAGCGGGTGTTCCCCGAGGACCGGGCCCGCTTCTACGGTGCCGAGATCGTGTCGGCCCTGGACTACCTGCACTCGGAGAAGAACGTGGTCTACCGCGACCTCAAGGTGGGCGCCGGGCGGGGGGCGCCGGGCGGGGCTGGAGGCGGAGGGGTGGGCACTGATGCGGGGCCGCCTGCAGCTGGAGAACCTCATGCTGGACAAGGACGGGCACATCAAGATCACGGACTTCGGCCTGTGCAAGGAGGGCATCAAGGACGGTGCCACCATGAAGACCTTCTGCGGGACGCCCGAGTACCTGGCCCCCGAGGTGCGCGCCTGCTGCTGCCCCCAGGGACTGGGGGTGCCGAGGCCGCGGCAGCCTGTGACCCTGGGCCCCTGCGTCCCCAGGTGCTGGAGGACAACGACTACGGCCGGGCGGTGGACTGGTGGGGGCTGGGCGTGGTCATGTACGAGATGATGTGCGGCCGCCTGCCCTTCTACAACCAGGACCACGAGAAGCTCTTCGAGCTCATCCTCATGGGGGAGATCCGCTTCCCGCGCACGCTCAGCCCCGAGGCCAAGTCCCTGCTCTCGGGGCTGCTCAAGAAGGACCCCAAGCAGAGGTGAGCCGCTCCggctccctgcccagccctcagTGCCCCCGGGCAGGATTGGTGCTGCCCAGGCCTTCCCAGTGGCCAGCGTGTCATGTCCTGGCCTGGGCCCCGGGCAGGCTGGGGCTGGACGGGCCCCTCACAGCTGTCTGGGGGACCCTGCCCCTCGGCACGGTGCATACCACAGCCGCCCAGAGAGGCCACGCCGTTCCTGGTGCCCTGGCCACAGTGCCCCACCTGGGGGCTGTGCTGGCCGGCGCTGCCCAGCAGCCCGACCTCACCTAGCAGGAGGGCCCGACAAACGGTCTGAGCCCTGGGTGGGCGGTGGCTGTGCTGCCATCACCGTTGCCTCCGTGTCCTTGGCAGGCTTGGTGGGGGTTCCGAGGATGCCAAGGAGATAATGCAGCACCGCTTCTTTGCCGGCATCACGTGGCAGGACGTGTACGAGAAGAAGGTGGGTGGGGCCTGGCCACCTCGGGGGCATGACCCCCGCCAGGCCCTGACCAAAGACTCCAGTAGCTCAGGTCAGGGCTGGGGGGCAGCTGGCATGCCCATCCCACCCCCGCCACGCAGTCTCCTTACAGCCACCCTTATGTGTGTCCTGGGCAGCCTGACTCAGCCAGGCTGTCCCGCTGCTCGAGCAGAGAGTGAGGCTGGCCGGGGCACTCACCACTCGTCTGTCCTCTCCCTGCTTCACAGACGGGGGCCCTGCAGGGGGCCCCGAGGGTCGGGATGGAGGAAGGCCTGGCCCCATCCTCATCTGGCTGCAGAGCTAGGCAGGAGGGGTTTGAGGGCCTGTCAAGGCTGGGCTTGGCTGGAACAGCTGGCTGGGGCCGGCACAGGGCGCTGACCGGCTGCTCCATGGGACCCCTCTCAGAGATGCGGCGGGCCCCTCCACTTGGCTGGCTTTGGCCTCTGTCCCCGGGGCCTGTGGGAGGCACTGCAGCCCCAGCAGCCCATCACTCCTGGCAATGCACTGGCCCAGGTGGGTTGAAGGACTGTGGGGACGGGACTGTCCCTCCATCACGAGTCACGGAATGGAGCCCTGGGCAGCTGGGCCAAGTGGTCTGGTCAGGAAGGGTGTGCCAGGGGAGGGTGCTGGGAACCCAGCCTGGGCACCTGTCCCACCTGTCCTGTGGCGTCCCTCTTCATCCCCTCCCCAGATTTTAGGAAGTTAGAAGAATAAGAAAGCTGGAAAAAGGGAGAGGAAAATGGGCTTGTTCTCTTCCGCCTGGGGGCTGGGTGGGCTTCCCGTAGAGGTGGGCTGCACTACCTCCTGTCACCCAAAGGGGCTGCTGTGGGGACAGCAGGGCTGAGGGGCAGGTCCCCAGGTCCACCACTGCCTGTCCTGGGTTGCCTTCCCAGAACTTTCTCACGTGTGGAGATGGCAGCCCCTTTCCCGGGTGCCAGCACGGCACCAGAGGACGTGGGGTGGCTCAAGCGGGCCCACCTTCCTGGGGGAGGGCCTGTTGGTGCGCCACCGTGCAGTGCGCAGCCAGGACGGTGACCGGCCCCCCTCCCTGCAGCTGAGTCCACCCTTCAAGCCCCAGGTCACGTCGGAGACGGACACCAGGTATTTTGATGAGGAGTTCACGGCCCAGATGATCACCATCACGCCGCCTGACCAAGGTGAGGGTGGCCCACCTCCCTGCTGACCTGACCCCAAGCTGGCGGCGTCCCTCTCCCCAGAAAACAGCGCAGGGGCTGCCCTCAGCAGAGGCCTGCTGTGCTCAGCGCTTTAATGAAAAGTGTCCCTTTGGAGGGTGGCGATGGGGGCGGGAGGGCGGCTGTCCCGTCCCTGGCATTGTGAGGGTCAGGGGCCATGAAGTCCAGACGTGGACTCTGGGGGTGAGCCTGCAGGGACCTGCCTCAGTTTCCGCAGACGTGTGGTGGCTGTGCTCCTGGGGTCTGAGCTGTGCCCCTGCCCCCACAGATGACCACATGGAGGGCGTGGACAGCGAGCGGAGACCCCACTTTCCCCAGTTCTCCTACTCGGCCAGTGGCACAGCCTGAGGAGGGTCAGCCACGTGCTCCAGATGATGGCCTCACCGCGATGCAATGGGAAGGAAGCCAGCCCCAATGATCTGTATTCGATGTTTTTATAGGAACTGCGCCGCTCCTGCGAGCACGGATGGTttcgtgggcagggctgtcttCCTTGAGGGCTGCGGCCTCCCGACCAGCTGGGATGGGAGGAAAATTGTCcacattttcttcttaatttattTCATCCAGTTCTCCAGAACAATTAGATTCATGTAGAAAAACAAGGACTTCTACAGCCACGTGCAGCTGGGGTTCTGGGTGGGCCCCGTCCCACAGCTGGCTACCACCCGTCTCAGCTCAGCCGGGGGGGCCAGGGGCGACCTGGTGCGGTCTGCTGGCCCGGCCCCCGCTTCCTCAGGGTGGGGCCCTCAGCGCTGAGGCCGAGGAGTGGGCGGCCTGGGACTCGCCTTGACAGACGGGAACAAGGCTGAAATTGTTGCTGTGTATTATGCTGTCTACCTGCATCTGGGGGTTTTTAATCTTAGGAGGAAGTCCCTCCCTCTCACCCCTCTTTTCCCTCTGGGACCGGCTCCCCTGATGGCTTCCCCATACCACTTGTCCTGAATAGCTTCACCGCGCCATGCGCTCCAGCCCGCCTCACCAGACGCCCATGGGGAGGGCCCTCACTGTGCCCTCCACGCCCCAGGCCAGACGCCACACCGCACATGGCAGTTTTTACATTCAACTTGAGTATTTTTACTACGAGACTTTCCCTCCAAATTCTTCAATAAAAATTGCTTTTCAACTTTGTGTGGCTTGTTTTGCTGGGTGGTGGGTGAAGGGGCATGCAGGCTGGCCCCCGCCTGGGGAGACTCCgtgcttcctgcctgcctgcatcTAGGGTCAGCCTCTGAGTGAAGGTGTCCCTCCGGCTCCGGCAGGACTCGCTGGAAGGGGGAGGTGTCCTGGTTGGCCAGGTTCCCAGCCAGCTACAGCCCAGCCCTGTGCCCCTGCAGAAGCATCTGCCCAGCAGTCCTGTCCATCCAGCAGACCCTGACCGCCACGGAAGTCTGAGACCCCACAGGGCCCAGAGCCGGCCGGGGCTGAGCCAcaggcaggactctgggtcccaGGGAGGCCAGAGTGGGTGCCCTGCAGGTCACACCATCAGGGACGGCGGGTGGAAGGGCTCCAGCACTGGAACCGGTCTGGAGCCCCAGCGCCCCGCGGGCTGTGCTGTGGGCACCACCTAGTGGACGCCTGGCTATGTTCACTAAGCGTGGCGAGGAGCCAGCGGCCAAGCAGGCACTGCGGGGCAGAGTGAGGGGTGCCCACAGAGCCGGGGCCTCAGCGTCCTCATCACTCAAGGGGACTCCGCCCTACTGGGATGCCCCGACATTTatagggcctggggcaggggctgccTGTCTATTCAGGCTCCAGGGCGGTTGGTTCTCATTCCAAGACATTCCCTGGGGTGGGGTGGCCGCCCCCCTCTGCTGGGGGGAATGCCTGTGAAGAGCTCCGGTGAGGCACGTCCGGGTCAGCCCCCAGCTCTCTGGTTCACCCCTCATCCCGTTTGAAAGCCTGTGAATTATGTATCACACTGGTACACAGCTTTTCTGGAAACCACAaacagcaaacatcacacatcACGATGCTCTGGAGGTAAGAGACCTCCAGATTTCAGATGCCCACGGGAGCCCTGAGCACGGCTGGCGGGGTGTGGGACAGTGCACATCCGAAGACACTGGGGTGGTTCTTCAGTAGATTACACCCAGAATCACGTGTGACCAGCAGCCCCTCCTGGATACCCGCACAGGAGGGCTGAAAGCGAGGTCTTGGAGAGAGATGGGCACACCGTGCTCACAGCAAGATTCACTACAGCCACATGGCATTCTGGACGGATGAGCCTGTCACCCCCATGCGGGGTGCTACCCAGCCTTCCAGACAGGAGtcctgacacctgctacaacgtGGCTGGGCACTGAGGAGGTCAGGCTGAGTGAAGCAGGCAGGCACCAAAGGACACGTCCCATGTGGTCTCACACGAGGGACCCACAGTGGGCAGGTCCACAGGGACAGAAAGCCGGGGGAGgggggctgccaggggctggggagtcaGTGTCTAACAGGGACAGGGGTTCAGTTTTAAAAAACGAGACATCTGCGAATGGATGGTGGGGATGTGTGCTGAATACCACTGAGCTGGCACTGAGAAATGGTTAAGATGAAGAATTTGCTATGcattttaacacaataaaaagGAACCACTGACCGCATATTGTAGAAAGCAAAGAACAGTGATCCCCTTCCATTATCCTCAAACTCTGAACAAAGCAGTAGATGTGGTGTGGGAAACCGGTTGGGCCTTTGAAGCTGCAGTGGGGTGTCAGGAGGGGACCAGCTGGCCAGGCTGAGGGGCTGCTCCTTCCCACGGGACCCCCTTCAGTGACAGACGCCTTAGTCACTGGTTCCCGCAGTGGCTTCCAGTTCACAGGTGTGTGCACGATCGTGTCCTGCTCCAGCACGGCATCCCAGGCGGGCGGAGCCACGAAGGAAAGTGAGAAATGGTGGGTGGGCACACCCAAGGAAACGTGGCCTCCCGGGAGGCTGGGGCCTGCAGGGAGGCCAACCGCGATGGGCCCACGTCCCTCCCGTTGTCCTGCACCCAATCTTTCCCACACGAGGATGGCTGGGGAGGGACAGGAACGTAGAACAGACATGGTTTTAGCATGCAGACTGCCCGCGTTCTGGCTGACTTGTGCTTCAAAGACAGCAGCGTCCAGCAAGGGGCTGCCAGACGGGTGGGTCTCTGCTGCTGTGCTGCACCTGCTCGCCGGGCGCACCCCCAGGAGACACCGCCCCGACTCCATGCAGAGACCACTGTGCCTTTCAACAGATACTCGCtccattctcttctttttcctgtttttaggcttcttaaagtgagtctcttgcagacaACATGgatttgggttttgctttttgttttttagatggcCTAACGATTTCTGTCCCTGGTCGAGGTGTTCAGACCATGGACACTGCATGTGACTGGTCAGGGCTGAGCCCAAGTGCCACCTTGCATTTTTCTGTGTCCTGTTTGCTCTttgctcctctcctctttctgCCATGTTTTTAATTAAGCAAGTATTTTTTGAACCTCCCACTTCATCTCCTTTATTTCGAGTTCACCAGTTTTCGCAGGTGTGCTCTGGGCCTCATCAAGAACGCACACCACATTTGGACTATCTTTTGAGGGATGCACAGAGCCCAGCCGGCAGCTTCACGATCGGCGGGCACCCCCCCCCACGCTCATCTGAGCCCGCCCTCCAGGGGCACCGGGGCGGGTCCCGCACGGGCCTGGCGCAGCCCCCGGTCCGCTCTCTGTGCTGTCCTCACGCTATTTCCACACCAGTATCGAAACCCCCAAAgtacatctttactttttttgctttaaattgtCTATTGttaatatttcaaatacattttcattggcaaaatatatgtaaagtttattattttagctgctttaaagtgtgcagttcagtggtattaaaatGTATGTTGTGCGACCTCCACATCATCATCTTCAGAACTTGACTCCCCAAACCGGAGCCCCATCCCCACTAGGCTGCCTCCCCAGAGCAGACCCCGCTCCCCCGCTCCCCCGGGACCCAGATGAGCCCAGAAGCTCCCGCGCAGCTCCACCCAGGCAGTCCCTCCGCGGGTCCCCACTCTGCCCATGGGAGCCCGGACCCTGGGCCCGCTCCAACCCATCTCCTGGCTTTCCAGTACAAATCAGCACCCTGCGTCCCTCAAACCGGCTGGTGCCCCACCATACGCCCTGGATGCTGCCCTCCAACTCGGTGGGCTCCCAGGCCCCTGGGCTGAGGCAGCGAAGGACAGGCCCCCAGAGGGCGGGGACCACCAGTCCACCCAGGGCCCTGCCACACAGACACCCACGACAGTGGGAGGGCCCCAGAAGGGGCATTACTGTGGCATTTCAGGGGGTCTGGGACACCACCCCACCCTGGGAGGCACACTGGCACAGGGCTCCCAGCTCACCGTCAGGTGCCCTGGGCTCAGGCCTGGGGGCCGGTCTGCACCAGGCTTGGGTCTGTTTTCCCCTCTGAAACAGGGATGGCCAGGAACGCAGCTTCCAGGGAACTCTATATGCCACACGTGAGACCCGGGTGCTGAGGGCCTGCACAGCCCTGTGGGCACTGCCAGCAGCTGGCAGGACACTGTCCCGGGAGTCCACTCCTCAGAACCGTTAACAAGAGGTCCTCTGGTCCAAATATAAAGAGCTTTATTTACCTCTGGCATCAGGAgtacaaaatataaaacagaacccCCCCCACCCGACGCTGTTCCCCGGCTCCTCAGTGCCCACGCCGGGCCACCGTCTGGGCAAGGCTGCCATCCACTCACGGCCTCAGGCCTCGAACATGGCGCAGCTGGCGCAGAGCACCTTCTCGTGGACGTCACCACAGCTGTGCCACggtggggaggagaaaggagagcCAGCATTAGGGGCTGAGGTGGGCACCCCAGATTCACACAAGGAGCGCTCACCCCAGGCCCGTCCTGTTCACTGCAGGTCAGCTAAGAGGAGGCCACGGCAGCAGGCCTCACCCCACGGAGGCTCCTTAGAGAAAGGACACGACAAAGGCATGCTGGCAAGCAGCGGTGGCTCGGAACTGGCCtggacagaggcttccttctgCCTCCAGGACGCTGGCCTGCCCACCCCTACACGGCCTCTGGCCTCCGTGGAGAGTGAGTGAACACCTGCCGCCTCGGTTGCCTGCCCGCCTGTGCCATCTGTCACAGCAGCCCTAGCAGACTGGCACAGGTGAACAGCTCCACTGTGCCAAACCTGGGTTTCAAACAGGACGGAAGCCCCCGCAGAAACTTCCCAGGGGTGTGTTGGGACGTACCAGACCACAGCGGCTCCCGTCAGAAGCCCACCAGACGGGTAAAGCCAAGGAAGTTCAGTGACTTGCAGGGAAAATTCACGAGGAGGGGTCCTCACAGGACAGGAAACTGGCAACTCGGTACAGAAGCCAAGGAGGGGTGGCTAGTCTAAGATGTGACAGCAAGGAGGTGAGAATACAGGCCACATGGCACTTTAGACATTCAGCCTGTGGCCTGCAGGCCAGTGGCCACGCTGTGACCCCGAGGACTCCAGGCGTGGGCAGGACACTGAGAGCCTGGGCTGTGGTCCCGTTAAAGCGGAGCAGAGGCACAGAACTCAGCCTCCCACCTTCCTGTGCCTGAAGCAGTAGGGGGAGGGACATAAGGCTGTGACCAGTGGCTCTGAGGCCTAGAGCCAAACTGCAAAAAGCGGGGGAGAGCCCACCCCCTCTGGTTGTGGCCCCGGGAAAGGGGCGTGTGCTGCTGACATCGCAGCCGGAGTTCGAGGTAACCAGGAAGATGGAACAGCAGGCGGGGTCGGGAGGAGGCCTGCCCAGCAAGTCCCGTGGGGACACCTCTGGGCAGGAGGCGGCCCCAGTGCTTGGGGAGCTATGGGGTCGGCTCGGGGCTCCAACCGCCCTCCCCTTACCCTCAGCCTGCCCTTCTGAGGTCAGCCCCCCCTCGAGGGAGGACTCTGGCCAGGCCCGGCTCCTTTCAGTTCACACATAAGCAGGAAGAGAAAAGCCAGCTGGTGGAGACGGAGAGCATCCCCGCTTGGACCTCGCCCACTGCTGCGCCCCATCCTGTGTCTGGTCCCCCCAAGGCCCCACCGTGCCCCTGCCTTCCCGGGCCCCACCAGCCAGCCCGCCGGGGGTGCTCCCGACTTTTCACGGTGGTCACAGGGCTGCTGGGACTAAGCTAGTGTGAGGGCTACAGAACCAGCTCCGAGCTTGTCTTATGGGCACTGCCCACCCTCACCCACCAGCCAAGAGTGGCCACGAGTGGGACGTGTGCCCGGTGCCGCAAGCAGGGACGAGATCCAGACAGCTGAAGCACACGCACACACCCAGTGACAGTCTGAGCAGACACAGCCCCTGCTCAAGACAGCCCTCAGCCAGCCACACAGACGGGCCCTCAGCGCGCCACGCGCTCCTGTTCCATCCCCACAGAGAGGAGAGAGCCCCCGAGTCAGTCCCAATGGGGGGGGCCTGAAGGACCCAAACACGAGGCTGTTTGAGACAGAAGACCACACCAGGGGTGGAGGGAGCTGCAAGGTCCAGATTTCCTTCAGAAAGGACCACAGCCTTTGGAGCAAAGCACAGCTGGGTGGAGCGCTTCTCCCGGCACCACATGCCCCCGGCAAGGCTGCATGGGCCCACTCTCCTGACTGCCAGGCCCCCCACTCCGGCCCGGGCGCCCCACGGCCCCACGGCCCGAGCACTTACTCCACGAGGGCACACGGGGTGCAGGTCACAGCCCCACAGCCGCAGCAGATGCGCACACACCGCCCACACAGGGCGCGCTCACACTGGCCGCACACCGCCTTCCCGTCCACGGCTCGCACGCACGAGGAGCAGGCTCTGGATGCCGCCCCAGATGGGTCTGCGAGGAAGACATGCCACCTGTCAGCCCAATGCAGGACACGAAGTACTGGCAGCTATGGGGCCTCCACCTCCCCCACTGGGGACAGAGAGCCGATGCTCCTTCCTGCATCCGATGCACCACCAGGTCCTCAGGAAAACCCACGACCAGGTACAGCACAGGGACCCACTTCCCCAGGGGCAGATCCCAGGCACCCAGTGAGCACGTGACAGGGTGGCGTCTGTGACTCCAGGCTGAGTGTTCATCCACCATGGCTGCCTAGACCTCCCGCCACCCCGCCACTGGCTGAGGGAGGATCAGCCGTTCCTGACTCTTATCAGCCTTCATCCTGTGCCAGCACCCATGTCTCCAAGTGTGGTCCCTGTGTCACCAGGTAACAAAGACgttcctgggccccacccagtCCTGGGGGTGGGCTTTGAACCAGCGACACAGGTGTTGGGCTGAGATGCACACCTTGCTGCACAGGGACCCGGCCAGGCTGCACCCCTGACAGGAGTCTGTGGGCTACAGGTGGGACCCAGGTGGGTTTCTGCTCCTTTTCTGATCCAACAGTCAGAAACTGTTTCACAGCTGCCCGACCTGGATGGCGGTGGGGGCAGAGCCTCCTAATGTAAGGGGCCCCTGGGCATTCACCCAGCTCCTCAGACTCTGGGGTCGGCTCCTTCCACCTGGTAAACCctcaggcagagctgggatgaagGGAAATGCACATGCCACGCCCATCCCCAGCACACAGCTGGGCAATGCCACTGCCTGTTTCACTTACCAGCTTCTGAGGCCTGGGCTTCGCTCCTGATAAGCCGGCCGTCTGGTCCGATCAGCATCTGACCACGTGCGGCCCGAGTGGCCTCTGTGGGACCGGGCTTCGGGGACTCTGGCAGGTCGACAATGGCACAGCCTTCCTCCCACAAGTGGTCCATGTAGGCCTGAGCTCCTTGAAATAGGAGCTGCTTGGTCTTCTCTGGGGAAGACAACGCATCCATCCTGCTTGCACCCACGTGGAAGGCCTCACACCGCCATCCTGTCCTTCAGCCCAGGCGTGGCAAGGCCTCCTCTCTGCTGTATCCAGCCACCCCAGACCTCCTGCTCCGGGACGCTGGGTCCCATTCCGCCCCTCCTTTCCCGGGCTCCCTCTGCGGTCACTCTGCTCATTTTGCACATGGCTTTCGACAGAAGGCCTCCCCTCAGCACTCTTACTCTCCTCCCTAGCACCCTGAGAGTCGGCTGCATGTGGCAGAGGAAGCTCTGCACTGTGCAGCATGAATTCAAGCAAGAGGCTCGCACTGGACGCACAACCCCAGGCCAGCGGGTGCCCCCTTCACCTGCTGCAGAGCTGCTGGCAAAGACATGGTAGCCACCAGCTCCTGACAAAGGTCTCCCAGAACCCCCCAGGCCTCTCTGGATACTGGCTCACCCCCAACCCACTCCTGGAGCTGAAGAGGtcgctcagcccctgaagcattaGCTTTTCATCCAGCCACAGGTCAGGCAAGATCTAATGCCCAGTGCCAGCCCAAAAATGCTTTGTGGTTTTCTGCCTTGTCTCAACAGAGCTGGGGGCAGATCCTAGAAGCTGCTGGTTTGACAACAGGAGATCGACAGGAACAAGAGTTATCCGGGTACCGTAGGATGGATGAAGACAGCTCCACAATACCCAACTTCTCCTCCTCCGATAACCGCCCTCCTTAATGGGATGgaaattgggggtgggggaggcacatGGTGAGGCTAATGCTTTTCTTTAAGGACTTTTGGTCCATTTAAGGTAAAGAGGCTGGGTGATGACGTGGGCTTGGAATTCGTTACACACTGACTTCAAACTGGGCGTCCTGCCCTTATTACAAAATGCCCAAGATGCCCTCACTCCTCCCTAATTGGGTCCTGCAAGTGACAATACCCTGCAAACACTCCAGGGTGGGCAGTCAAGGGAGAGGTAAAAAGCTGGACTGACTCAATCTCTATTTGCTTTTACTTCTTCTTTCTGCTGgcagtgtttatattttttaaatgtcctgaTGGGACACACACTTGCAGACTGGCCACAGTCCCCACCGTCCCCACAGCTTCAGCACTTTATCACCTGCAGCTCGGCTTTGCCATTTGCAACCTTAGTGCTCAAGGAAACGAAGGGCCAGGCAGCTGCTGCCGAAGGGGTGggagcagcaggaggaagagcCAGGGTACCCGGAGCTGCAAACACCCACGTTATTTTCTACTACAGGTGTAAACCTCATGCCTCCAACCGCTAAGTAAGGTAAGCTCCCCTTGGGGCTGCCGCAGGGTATTAAGTCCACCATAACAATGACCAACAGTATCAAGGCACCTAAAAATCTGCACCAGAAAGCCAGACGAAAATTCTTCTTGAGCTGACCTGGCCAGTCCAGCCACACGGAGTCCTACCGCACTTTCCTGGCTCCTGACCTTTGCATATGCTCCTCCCTCTGTCTGGaattcccttcctctccctctccctgcctgctGAACTCCTACTCACCCTGCAGGATTTGGCTTGAACTCCGTTCCTCCGACACCTCTGACACCCctgcaggtggtcctgcagcgaCCAGTGCCTGCCCGAATCACCTCTGGAGATTCTTTCTCCTGCTGGTCCCCCACAAGACCAGGGAGCTCCCGGAAGGCAGGGTGTCCCGCGCAGCCGCAGTGCCTGACAAGGAGGGCGCGCTCCACAAACATCCCTTGGGTGAGAGTGGGTACTTATGCCGGCTTACTGCGCCCGGGACTTCCCACTCCACGACCTCTCGCTGGGCCTGAGGTACTCTAGTGCTAGTTAGACCAAGGCCAGTCACCGGCGGCCCTCGCAGGGTAGAGCCGCTCACCGGGGAATGGGGGGGCAGGAACGCTTCTTGCAGGCTGTGGCTAGCGCAGGTGGACACGGACGCATGCACTGTTCCAAATCCCGGCGGCCGGCTGGTCCCCTCTTTTTCCCCGTCCCCGCGGCCTCCCCGCTCCCGGGGGTGCGGCCTGTGGAGACCGCACGCCCTTCTGCGTTGTGGGGAGAAAGCCCACCCCGCACTCACCGAAGATCTCCCTCGTGTAGCGCTCGGCGCACACGCCGCGGCTCAGTTCCCTCCGTCCCACGCGAACCTTCAACTGCAGCGGGGCCGCGTCCGCGAAGGGGCAGCCCCGCTTGGGCATGGCCGCGGGACCTGTACGGCGCAGCTTGGCGCGCCTGGCAAGCCGTGTGACGTCACAGTCGCGCGCCAATCCCTCAGCGGGGCTGGGCGGGGCTCGTGCGCGGCGCGACCTGTGATAGGTGGAGGGCGAGAGCTGGGTGGAGCTCGTGCGCCCGGGGGCGGGACTCAGTGGCGCGGGAAACGAGGGCGGGGCGAGGCTGCAGCGTGGTGCGGGATAGGCCGAGGCTGCGCTGGGGGCGGGCCTTGCGTGAGACGTGCGCGCGATAGGTAGAGGTCATCGTCGTGTAGTGGCGCGGGGCAGGCGGCGGCTGCGCGGTGGCCGGGCGGGACACTGCGTGTGTTGCGCGCGAGGGGCGGGGATTTCGGCACTTTTTTGTTTGGTCCCTGAAGAACTGTGGGAACTGGTTCTGTTTACTCATTTACGTCTAAGTTCCAAGATGACTCCTTTTCCTAGCTTTAACTTGGAGGAAGGAGCAGCCCTCATGGAAGAGGAGGGTGACGTAAACGCGCCGAGCAGGTCACCGACGGCATCCCTGACCCTGCAGCGTCTTAGGAGCAAGCCTGACGTCACGCTCGGCCTCCGCGACGGCTGGGGGTGGGCGTTCCCGA belongs to Manis pentadactyla isolate mManPen7 chromosome 11, mManPen7.hap1, whole genome shotgun sequence and includes:
- the AKT1 gene encoding RAC-alpha serine/threonine-protein kinase isoform X2; translation: MNDGAIVKEGWLHKRECQLMKTERPRPNTFIIRCLQWTTVIERTFHVETPEEREEWTTAIQTVADGLKRQEEELMDFRSASPGDNSGAEEMEVSLAKPKHRVTMNEFEYLKLLGKGTFGKVILVKEKATGRYYAMKILKKEVIVAKDEVAHTLTENRVLQNSRHPFLTALKYSFQTHDRLCFVMEYANGGELFFHLSRERVFPEDRARFYGAEIVSALDYLHSEKNVVYRDLKLENLMLDKDGHIKITDFGLCKEGIKDGATMKTFCGTPEYLAPEVLEDNDYGRAVDWWGLGVVMYEMMCGRLPFYNQDHEKLFELILMGEIRFPRTLSPEAKSLLSGLLKKDPKQRLGGGSEDAKEIMQHRFFAGITWQDVYEKKLSPPFKPQVTSETDTRYFDEEFTAQMITITPPDQDDHMEGVDSERRPHFPQFSYSASGTA
- the AKT1 gene encoding RAC-alpha serine/threonine-protein kinase isoform X1, with translation MNDGAIVKEGWLHKRGEYIKTWRPRYFLLKSDGTFIGYKERPQDVDQRECPLNNFSVAQCQLMKTERPRPNTFIIRCLQWTTVIERTFHVETPEEREEWTTAIQTVADGLKRQEEELMDFRSASPGDNSGAEEMEVSLAKPKHRVTMNEFEYLKLLGKGTFGKVILVKEKATGRYYAMKILKKEVIVAKDEVAHTLTENRVLQNSRHPFLTALKYSFQTHDRLCFVMEYANGGELFFHLSRERVFPEDRARFYGAEIVSALDYLHSEKNVVYRDLKLENLMLDKDGHIKITDFGLCKEGIKDGATMKTFCGTPEYLAPEVLEDNDYGRAVDWWGLGVVMYEMMCGRLPFYNQDHEKLFELILMGEIRFPRTLSPEAKSLLSGLLKKDPKQRLGGGSEDAKEIMQHRFFAGITWQDVYEKKLSPPFKPQVTSETDTRYFDEEFTAQMITITPPDQDDHMEGVDSERRPHFPQFSYSASGTA
- the SIVA1 gene encoding apoptosis regulatory protein Siva isoform X1, producing the protein MPKRGCPFADAAPLQLKVRVGRRELSRGVCAERYTREIFEKTKQLLFQGAQAYMDHLWEEGCAIVDLPESPKPGPTEATRAARGQMLIGPDGRLIRSEAQASEADPSGAASRACSSCVRAVDGKAVCGQCERALCGRCVRICCGCGAVTCTPCALVDCGDVHEKVLCASCAMFEA
- the SIVA1 gene encoding apoptosis regulatory protein Siva isoform X2, coding for MPKRGCPFADAAPLQLKVRVGRRELSRGVCAERYTREIFGMFVERALLVRHCGCAGHPAFRELPGLVGDQQEKESPEVIRAGTGRCRTTCRGVRGVGGTEFKPNPAGEDQAAPISRSSGLHGPLVGGRLCHCRPARVPEARSHRGHSGRTWSDADRTRRPAYQERSPGLRS